CCAGAGCATCCTGGCGATGGCATCGGTCTCCTTTGATATTTTTGTCGTTGAAAATCTGCTTCCCCTCACAATGGGTATGCGGGTTGTATTGGCCAATGAAGAGGAACGGGGCGACGCCGCCTTGCTGCAAGGCCTGATCGAGACGCACAGCGTCGATGTGCTGCAAATTACGCCGTCGCGCTTCAAATGGTGGATGAATCAGCGAGGCGAAACGGACGGTTTGCAAAAGCTGCGCATATTGATGATCGGGGCGGAGCCGCTGACAGCCGATGTGCTCGGCAGGCTGCGCGCCGCTACCGGAGCCAGATTGTTTAATTTGTACGGTCCGACGGAGACGACGGTGTGGACCTCAATCCGGGAAGTGACCGAAGGCGAGGACATTTCGATCGGCACGCCGATCGAAGGTTCCATCATGATGGTGCTTGACGAAGGACTGAAGCTGCAACCGACAGGCGTGACGGGCGAAATTAGCATCAGCGGGCCGGGCGTCGGGCGTGGGTATCTCAGCCATCCCGAATGGGATGTCGCTTTTGTGCCAAATCCGTATGCGCCGGGCGAACGCATGTATCGCACGGGCGACCTTGGGCGCAGGCTTGAAAATGGGGAGTTTGCCTATGCGGGACGCCGCGATTTCCAGGTGAAAATCAGGGGGCACCGGATTGAAATCGGTGAAATTGAGCAGTTGCTGCTTCGCCATGAGCAGGTGAAGGAAACGGTCGTCACCGCGTTTCAGGAAGAGGATGGAGAATATGTGCTTTGTGCGTATGTCGTCATGCAGAACGCCGCGGCAGCGGATGCGGAGACGGACGGCGCCACGCCATCCGGCCGGTTGACCGGGCAGCTGCTCGAATATCTCGGGGACAAGCTGCCTTCTTATATGGTTCCGGCCTTCATGGTCGTTCTGGATGCGATTCCGCTTACGCCAACGGGCAAAATCGACAGAAGGGCGCTGCCGAAACCGGGACCGGCCGACGCTGGCATACGTGAGCTTGTTCCGCTGTCGACGGATACCGAGCGCAAGCTGGCGGAGATTTGGAAGGAGCTGCTCGGTACGGATACGATCAGCGCCAAGGACAGCTTTTTCGAGCTCGGTGGCCATTCCCTGAAGGCGGCAGGCATGGTCAGCCGCATTGCGGAACGCTTTGGCATCCAAATGCCGCTGCGCGATATTTTTATGAATCCTACGCTTGAAAGTTTAGCAGCTCATCTAGACACTAGTGGAACCGTGGCAGCCGCGCGCATTCCGAAACAGCCGGAGCGCGAGCATTACCCGATGTCAAGGCCACAGCGCCGCCAATTTATGATGGGGCTGATCTCGGGCGAGGCAACGACGTACCATGTGCCGTTCGCCGTGCATATGCAAGGCAAGCTCGATGTGGAGCGGCTGGAGGAAGCTTTCCTTGCGATAATGCGCCGCCATGAATCGCTCAGAACGACGTTCCATCACGAGGAGGACGAGTTCCGCCAGCGCGTGCATGCGGAGCCGGTATTTACGCTGGAGCGGGGCGCCAGGCTGAGAATGGCGGCGGGGAAGCTGCTCGCGGAAGGCGGAGACGAAGGATTGTTCGGCGGCATCAGCGCGCTGATGGAGCGCTTTATCCGTCCGTTTGATCTCGGCAGTCTCCCGCTGTTCCGGGCCGGATTAATTCCGCTTGGCGAGGAGCGCCATCTGCTGCTGCTGGACTTTCATCATATTATTACCGACGGCGTCTCCGTCAGCGTCCTGCTGCAGGAACTGACCACTTTGTACGGCGGCGGCGAGCTGCCGGAGCTGGATATCCAGTACCGGGATTACACGGTATGGCAAGAAGAACAAATCGGCAGCGAGGCCTATATGGGGCATGAGCGCTACTGGCTGGAGGCGTTCGAAGGGGAACTGCCGACGCTTGAGCTCAAGACGGCCTCGCCAAGGCCGGAACTGCAAAACTTCGAGGGCGGTCTGATTAACTTCATACTGGATGAGGAGCTAACGCTCAAGATCAAGGCGTTTGCGCGCGAGCGCAGTACGACGTTGTATACGGTGCTGCTCGGGGCTTATTCGATGCTTCTGAGCAAATGGAGCGGTGAGGAGGATATCATTATCGGCACGCCGGTAGCGGGCCGCAATCATGCGGGGCTGGAAGGGTTGATCGGGATGTTCGTCAATACGGTCGCGATTCGCAGCTTCCCGGAATCGTACCGGACAGTTGGCGATTATTTGTCCGAGCTGCATGAGGATGTGCTGCGGGCGCTCGAGCACCAGAATTATCCGTTCGAGGATTTGGTGCAAAAGCTGGGAATCGAACAGGACCGCAGCCGCAATCCGCTATTCGATACGATGTTTATTTTGCAAAATATCGATCGCGTCGCTTACCGTTCAGGCGGCATTGAATTCGACCCCAAGGAGTTCGATCCGGGCGTCAGCAAATTCGATTTAACACTTGAAGCGTCGGAGCAGGACGGCAGGATCCGCTTTGCGCTGGAATATGCGAAAAGTCTTTTCCGCGAAGAGACCGCCCGGGTGCTGGCGGATGATTATACGGCGATCATACGCGCGCTGGTCGAAGACGGAGCAATGAAAAAAATCAGTGCTGTGCTTGCGGTAAGCAAGCTTGATTGAACCAACATTTTAAGCCTAAGGAGGCGGCGAACGATGAAGCTGTCGATGGAAAGGAAACCGTTTAACGAGTTTTGGATGAACTGCATGCTGAACCAGGCGTTTTCTATTGCGGTGTCGGTGGAGCCCAGCTACAGGGATGCGGCGTATTTGAACATTTACCGTTACTATCCTTGGGAGGCCGCAACGGACAAGGACTTCCGCTATCCGACAATTGACACACTGTATTATTTGGACGATCCGGCCAGATTCCCGCTGTCGCAGGTAATCCGCTATATCGAGCCCGGTCATTTCCGCAGCAAGGAGACGGTGCTGGAGGAAATCAGGGCGATGCTTACGGGCGGACGCAACTTGAGCGTAAACGTCGATTTGTACGACTGGCTGCCGGGCAGCATGGCCTGGAAAAAGTTCCATTGGTATCATTATTCGCTGTTTAACGGATACGACAAGGAGCGCGGCGTCTTCTACGTCATTGACGATACGCTTGCGGGCTACGAGGAGCACGAGGTGCCGGAGGAAAGGCTACTCAAGGCGTACGGCAACTCGGAATACAACGTGAACCCGGGCTATTTGGGCCCTGCCTTCTACGTATACAACCTGCAGGAAAAGGTCCAGCCCTACGAGTTGAAGCTGTCTGAAGTGGTGGAAAATGCGGAGCGGCTGGCGAGGGAGCTTGGCGAGTTCTCAATAGTGGGCATGTGGAATGTAGATTCCGAACCGGAGAAGAAGCAAGCTCATTTGACCTATGGCCTTGTCGGTGTCAACATCATTTGCAACCGGCATATCGCCAACATGTCGCTGCTCCACTCCATGCGGGAGAAGAGGCTGATCGGCGAAGCACTATATGAGTCGCTGTCCAGTCAGCTTGGCGCAGTGAGGGAGGGATGGGATCAAGTGAAGGACCGTTTTGTGACGGGGGACTTCGAACGCGGCAGAGAGCTGGCACTCGCGGACGATTTGTTCGCGAAGGAAAAAGCGTTCTGGACCACGCTGGTCGCCGGCGCGTAAAGGCCACTTGCGTCAACATGTTACCCGGGACGCGGCCGTTATGACGATATCATTAATTTGTTTGCCATATGCAGGAGGCTCCGCACAAGTGTACAAGCGCTGGACGAACCAGCTGCATCCTGACGTGCGTCTGGTGCCGGCCGAATTGGCGGGCAGAGGAAGCCGCATGGGTGAGCCGTTCTATGCGGACGTAACAGAAGCCGTGCAGGATTTGCTGCCGCTGGTGCTGGAGACGGCGCTTGGCTCCGATTCATATGCTTTATTCGGCCACAGCATGGGCAGCCTGCTTGGGTATGAGCTGCTGCATGCGCTGCGTGAGGAAGGATTCCCGCTGCCTACGACAGTCTTCCTCTCCGGCAGAGGGGCGCCGCATTGCGAGCAGGAGGAGGCTCGCCGGACCCATATGCTTCCGGATGACGAGTTTCTCGAGGAACTGAAACGGCTCGGCGGCATGCCGGGCGAGCTGTTCCGGCATCGGGAGCTGCTGGATATGTTTATACCGATCCTAAGAGCCGACTTTAAGCTTGTCGGCGAATACGAGCATTGGATGCGGCCGCCGCTGCCGCTCCGGCTCACCATCTTGAGCGGCAAAGATGACGGCTGTGTCAAAGGCCCGCTCGGTGAATGGGAGCGTTATGCGACGGGAGGGTGCGAGCTGATGCTGTTTGAAGGCGGACATTTTTTCCTGCATGAGCGGGAACACGATGTTGTAGCGGTGATAAACAAAATGCTGACTGAGGCGCCTGCCCCGATCTGACCCTGAGGAGCGTGATGGAAGATGCTGAACAAACATGCGATATGGTTTCCCGGTCAGGGCTCGCAGCGCGTCGGAATGGGAAAAGCGCTGAGCGAGCGGCATGCGGTTGTCAAAGCGACGATAGAGGAAGCGAACGAAGCGCTGGGTATGCGCCTTGACAGCCTGATGTATGAGGGAACGATGACGGAGCTGACGCGGACAGACAATGCCCAGCCCG
Above is a window of Paenibacillus uliginis N3/975 DNA encoding:
- a CDS encoding thioesterase II family protein, which translates into the protein MTISLICLPYAGGSAQVYKRWTNQLHPDVRLVPAELAGRGSRMGEPFYADVTEAVQDLLPLVLETALGSDSYALFGHSMGSLLGYELLHALREEGFPLPTTVFLSGRGAPHCEQEEARRTHMLPDDEFLEELKRLGGMPGELFRHRELLDMFIPILRADFKLVGEYEHWMRPPLPLRLTILSGKDDGCVKGPLGEWERYATGGCELMLFEGGHFFLHEREHDVVAVINKMLTEAPAPI